The proteins below come from a single Zhouia spongiae genomic window:
- a CDS encoding peptidylprolyl isomerase, giving the protein MSKIRIALLGVMMIVSQGLLAQEDSLQTENNAGTKISSDSVSVPTVKNKRIKIDGVASVVGDFVILESDIDKSFIDMETQGIPTDGITKCQVLGKLMEDKLYAHQAIQDSIVVSDAEISQEVQGKIDYLVNAIGSMDKLLNYYNMEDEQTFRDELTEITKMGMLSQRMRAKILEEMEITPEEVRIWFNSIPEDERPVFGDEVEVAQIVKKPKPTRESVQKAVNRLKEIKRDIEENGASMAIKATLYSDDPGKTENQGFYSFSKKDSFVKEFKDVAFSTPEGEISEPFESEFGWHILKVEKIRGQVVDARHILIRPEISDDAREEAKAELDSIRSKILDGEFTFQDAARNFSDEKETRFDGGVLRNPVDFSTRFELTKMDSRIYSQIVNLQGEEISQPLMEDTRSGIVYKLVKVINRYPSHTADFSQDYLKIQDLALKDKQLETIKKWMDEKIKDTYISVGSDFKGCDFTNNWLKK; this is encoded by the coding sequence ATGAGTAAGATACGTATTGCGCTTTTGGGAGTAATGATGATAGTGAGCCAGGGGTTATTGGCACAAGAAGACAGTTTACAAACCGAAAATAATGCTGGAACAAAAATATCAAGCGACAGTGTTAGCGTTCCTACGGTAAAAAACAAAAGGATCAAAATAGACGGTGTAGCTTCGGTGGTAGGAGATTTCGTTATTCTGGAATCTGATATTGATAAGAGTTTTATCGATATGGAAACACAGGGGATTCCTACGGATGGAATTACGAAGTGCCAGGTTTTAGGAAAACTGATGGAAGATAAGCTATATGCGCACCAGGCCATTCAGGATAGTATAGTTGTTTCTGATGCTGAAATAAGCCAGGAAGTGCAGGGTAAAATTGATTATCTGGTAAATGCCATCGGTTCGATGGATAAGTTGCTCAATTATTACAATATGGAAGATGAGCAGACTTTCCGTGATGAGCTGACTGAGATTACCAAAATGGGAATGCTTTCGCAAAGAATGCGTGCCAAGATTCTGGAGGAGATGGAAATTACCCCGGAAGAGGTTAGAATATGGTTTAACAGTATACCGGAAGATGAACGACCGGTTTTTGGAGATGAGGTAGAAGTAGCCCAGATAGTCAAGAAACCGAAACCAACCAGGGAATCGGTTCAAAAGGCTGTTAATCGCCTGAAAGAAATCAAAAGGGATATTGAAGAAAACGGGGCGAGTATGGCTATCAAGGCTACCTTGTATTCAGACGATCCTGGTAAGACCGAAAATCAGGGGTTTTATTCATTCTCTAAAAAAGATTCGTTTGTAAAGGAGTTTAAGGATGTAGCGTTCAGCACCCCCGAAGGAGAAATCTCAGAACCTTTTGAGTCGGAATTCGGATGGCATATTTTAAAGGTAGAAAAAATAAGGGGGCAGGTAGTAGATGCGCGTCATATTTTAATACGACCGGAAATATCGGACGATGCCAGAGAGGAGGCAAAAGCAGAATTAGACAGTATTCGCTCTAAGATATTAGACGGTGAATTTACTTTCCAGGATGCAGCAAGGAATTTTTCGGATGAGAAAGAAACCAGGTTTGATGGCGGGGTACTTAGAAACCCGGTTGATTTCAGTACGCGTTTTGAACTGACCAAGATGGATTCCAGGATATACAGCCAGATCGTTAATTTGCAAGGAGAAGAAATTTCACAGCCATTGATGGAAGACACCCGTTCGGGAATCGTATACAAACTGGTAAAAGTAATTAACCGCTATCCATCGCATACGGCTGATTTTTCACAAGACTATCTGAAGATACAGGATCTGGCCCTTAAAGATAAACAGCTGGAGACGATTAAGAAGTGGATGGATGAAAAGATAAAGGATACATATATAAGCGTAGGATCGGATTTTAAAGGCTGTGATTTTACAAACAATTGGCTTAAAAAATAA
- a CDS encoding AAA family ATPase: MSDTIAVNNLVERHQVLKDEISKVIVGQRHVIDEILLAIYSGGHVLLIGVPGLAKTLMVNTIAKTLGLDFKRIQFTPDLMPSDIIGSEILDHNRTFKFIKGPVFANIILADEINRTPPKTQSALLEAMQEKAVTVAGQHYDLKLPYFVLATQNPIEQEGTYPLPEAQLDRFMFAIELKYPSYEEEVAVVKSTTIDQNVHVNTLFNADEIVEIQHLIRRVPVADNVIEYAVKLVGKTRPDSELAPEIVKNYVDWGAGPRASQNLILAAKSHAVINGKYSPDIENVQAVALPILRHRVIKNYKAEAEGLSVDEIVRSIF; this comes from the coding sequence ATGTCTGATACCATAGCAGTAAATAACTTAGTTGAGCGTCATCAGGTTCTGAAGGACGAGATTTCGAAGGTTATCGTCGGACAACGGCATGTAATAGATGAGATTTTACTGGCTATTTATTCAGGCGGGCATGTATTGCTTATAGGAGTTCCCGGTCTGGCGAAGACCCTGATGGTGAATACCATCGCTAAAACACTAGGATTAGATTTTAAACGTATTCAGTTCACTCCCGATTTAATGCCCAGCGATATTATCGGAAGTGAGATTCTTGACCATAACAGGACGTTTAAATTTATAAAGGGACCTGTCTTTGCCAATATTATTCTGGCAGACGAGATTAACAGGACTCCACCCAAAACACAATCGGCATTACTCGAGGCGATGCAGGAAAAAGCAGTGACGGTAGCAGGACAGCATTACGATCTTAAATTGCCATATTTTGTTTTAGCGACTCAGAACCCGATAGAACAGGAAGGTACTTATCCGCTGCCTGAAGCTCAGCTTGATCGTTTTATGTTTGCCATAGAGCTGAAGTATCCTTCTTATGAGGAAGAAGTAGCTGTTGTGAAATCTACTACGATAGATCAGAATGTTCATGTGAATACACTTTTTAATGCCGATGAAATTGTCGAAATACAACACCTGATCAGAAGGGTGCCGGTAGCCGATAATGTAATTGAATACGCCGTGAAACTGGTAGGGAAAACGCGTCCTGATTCTGAACTGGCTCCGGAGATAGTGAAAAATTATGTCGATTGGGGAGCAGGACCCAGGGCTTCTCAGAATTTAATTTTAGCGGCTAAGTCACATGCAGTGATCAATGGAAAGTACTCTCCCGATATTGAAAATGTTCAGGCGGTGGCTTTACCGATCTTAAGACACAGGGTGATTAAAAATTATAAAGCGGAGGCAGAAGGTTTGTCTGTAGATGAAATCGTAAGGTCGATTTTTTAA
- a CDS encoding peptidyl-prolyl cis-trans isomerase, producing MMNRLKAITLFTILLLTASCQFLRKEEEGTIIAKVNDDYLLEKDIRGLVGENLSAEDSINIVTNYINNWATTKLLLQKARINLPEDKTLAFEELVNQYRADLYINAYKEALVTKSMDTAITKGELEQYYQQNKDNFKLNEELIQLRYVSVPNDYNQIDELKERFNRFDAEDRKLLHGQSLQFKSFSLNDSAWVKVSDVIQKIPVITSENKNEYLKKSQKIQLTDSLGVYLVAVNDVLERNDMSPLSYIEPTLRQILLNKRKLEFIRRLEKDLIDEAYKKKQYKIYE from the coding sequence ATGATGAACAGGTTAAAAGCCATAACGCTCTTTACAATTCTTTTGCTTACAGCCTCCTGTCAATTTTTACGGAAAGAAGAAGAAGGGACTATCATAGCCAAAGTAAATGATGATTATTTGCTGGAGAAGGATATCAGAGGTCTTGTAGGAGAGAACCTTTCCGCTGAGGATAGTATAAACATAGTAACGAATTATATTAATAACTGGGCAACGACAAAGCTGTTGTTACAGAAGGCCCGGATAAACCTCCCTGAAGATAAAACCCTAGCATTTGAAGAACTTGTTAACCAGTATCGGGCAGACCTGTATATAAACGCTTATAAGGAAGCTTTGGTGACCAAATCGATGGATACGGCAATAACCAAAGGAGAATTAGAGCAATATTATCAGCAGAACAAAGACAATTTTAAACTGAATGAAGAGCTGATACAACTACGTTATGTGAGCGTGCCAAATGATTATAACCAGATCGATGAACTAAAAGAGCGGTTTAACAGGTTTGATGCCGAAGACCGAAAACTTTTACACGGGCAGTCGCTCCAGTTCAAGTCATTTTCGTTAAATGACTCCGCATGGGTTAAGGTTTCGGATGTTATACAAAAAATTCCGGTGATAACTTCAGAAAACAAAAACGAATATTTAAAAAAATCACAAAAAATTCAGTTAACTGATTCTTTAGGGGTATATTTGGTGGCTGTGAACGATGTTCTTGAGCGTAACGATATGTCGCCGTTGAGTTATATAGAACCTACGTTAAGACAGATCCTTCTGAACAAAAGGAAACTGGAATTTATAAGAAGATTAGAAAAAGACCTTATCGATGAGGCCTATAAAAAGAAACAATATAAGATTTATGAGTAA